Within the Verrucomicrobiia bacterium genome, the region GAGAGAGGCTAGAGTGTATTCCGCTTAGCAGCAAGCACACGGGCCGGAAATCTCATGTGCGACCCTTTCCGCCAGACGCGAAAGGTGAAGTTCTGGATTTGCAAAAGCTTCTTCTGTAGTCACGAAACCGGGCGTTAATCCTCGGGCTAAATCGAAGAGACGACGTAGCGGCGGCACGTCATCCAAGTAGCCCGAGAACCCGATAACCGGCAGTTTGCTCTTCTTGCAGAGGCGGGCGATCTCGCCCACGCCTTTACCCATGGTCGTAGAGCGATCCAAGGCGCCTTCACCCGTGATGACGAGATCGGCTTTGGCAAGGTGCTTACGCAATTGGCTGTAGCTCGCGACGATTTCGAAACCAGATTCTGGTTTTCCTCCGAGGAACGTGGGAACTGCGAACCCCAATCCACCCGCGGCACCGGCACCGGGCGTCTTAGCGAAGTCGAGCTTGTGATCGCGCTTCAACACTTTCACGAGCTGCTTCATGCAGGCATCCGCTTTCGGATAATCTTCCGGGCGCAGACCTTTTTGAGGGCCATAAATGCGACTGCAACCGCGTGGTCCGAGCAAAGGATTCTGTACATCGACCGCGACCGTCACGCTGCGGAAGAGTTTGCGTTTCCTGGGCGGAATGATTTTCGCAAGTTGATCGAGATCCGTCCATTGAGTGATGGGGACGCCGTTGGCGCGGAGGAATTTCCAGCCGAGTGCTTTGGCCATGCCGAAACCGGCGTCATTCGTAGCGCTGCCGCCTAAGCCAACGAGACAACGGGTCGCACCTTGCTTGGCTGCGGCCAAGATGACTTCGCCCAAGCCGGTGCTGTCCATTTGAAAAGGATGGAACTGACCTTTGGGCAACATGCCTAATCCGATGATGCGGGCAGATTCCACGATGGCTGTCTTGGTCTTGGGAGCCCAGCGCCATTCCGCGGAGTGAG harbors:
- a CDS encoding glycerate kinase, with product MSLRVLIAPDKFKGSLTARQVAAALAKGWQKSRKHDTITLLPMSDGGDGFGEVLSGALGAKTKSVKTVDAAHRPHSAEWRWAPKTKTAIVESARIIGLGMLPKGQFHPFQMDSTGLGEVILAAAKQGATRCLVGLGGSATNDAGFGMAKALGWKFLRANGVPITQWTDLDQLAKIIPPRKRKLFRSVTVAVDVQNPLLGPRGCSRIYGPQKGLRPEDYPKADACMKQLVKVLKRDHKLDFAKTPGAGAAGGLGFAVPTFLGGKPESGFEIVASYSQLRKHLAKADLVITGEGALDRSTTMGKGVGEIARLCKKSKLPVIGFSGYLDDVPPLRRLFDLARGLTPGFVTTEEAFANPELHLSRLAERVAHEISGPCACC